Sequence from the Verrucomicrobiota bacterium genome:
AAAATTACCCCCTTCACAAATCCAAGCGGTTCCAAGGTATGGCGCTTATCAGGAACGCTTAATGGCGAGCGGATCAGGGAAAATTTCAAGACCAGAAACGACGCCGTTGCAAGGCGTCAGGAATGCACCGTCAAACTCCTTAATGATAGTTCGGAAGGTCAGACCGTTTGGACGACCTTAACCCATGAGCAAAACCGTGATGCAATCGCAGCTGTCAATCTTCTCAAAAGTCACGGCTCAAAATCCTCTCTGACTTTTGCCGTCAATTTTCTTCTTAAAAATTATCGGCCTCCCGAACATGAAAAAGCTGTAAGCGAAGCGGCAATGGATTATCTTGAAAAGCGGCGCAATGATTATGAGCGAGGCTTTATCAAGGAGCGCCAATTCGCATCCATTCGTTCCGAGATGAATTGGATCGAGATTTGCCTGGGCAATCAACCGATCTCAACCATAACACCTGACGACTTCAGGGAATACCTTGAAAAGCCCAAGAATGGCCCTCGTAATCGACGCCCAGTGCCAAAAGCCACTTCAGCCAAGACCTGGAACAATCGCAGGGGACTTGTGAACACTTTTTGCGAATATTCCCTTGATAAAGGCTATCTGGGGGCAAACCCCATCAAGGAAGTTCCGCAATATAAGATCAAGCACCGCAGGGGTACCGCCGAAACCTTAACTGACAATCAGGCCGCGACTCTTATGAGTTTCCTGGAAAGCTATACAGGCCCCAACTACAAACGCCAGCACTACCCAAACCAACCGGCGTTTCTGGTCCCTTTTTTTGCCCTAGCGCTTTTTGCCGGTATTCGACCCGACTGGAAAAACGGAGAAATCAGCAAGCTAGATGAAAAGGATATCGACCTTAAAACCGATGTAATACGTATCGAACCGGAAGTATCCAAAATACACGAAAAGCGGGTTATCAAGATTCAGCCCAACCTGAAGCTCTGGCTTGAGCGGTATCCAGTAAGCCAATACCCTATTATACCTCCAAAGAACCCTGACCGAATTTTTAGCTCTGTAAGGAAACAATTCAGTCTAGGCCATGATGTCCTCCGCCACACTTTCATTTCCATGACGGTAGGGGCCTTCCGCTCGGTTGGTGATGCCAGTCTCCAGGCGGGCAATTCGGAATCGGTGATCCGCCGACATT
This genomic interval carries:
- a CDS encoding site-specific integrase, translating into MAKSKFKITPFTNPSGSKVWRLSGTLNGERIRENFKTRNDAVARRQECTVKLLNDSSEGQTVWTTLTHEQNRDAIAAVNLLKSHGSKSSLTFAVNFLLKNYRPPEHEKAVSEAAMDYLEKRRNDYERGFIKERQFASIRSEMNWIEICLGNQPISTITPDDFREYLEKPKNGPRNRRPVPKATSAKTWNNRRGLVNTFCEYSLDKGYLGANPIKEVPQYKIKHRRGTAETLTDNQAATLMSFLESYTGPNYKRQHYPNQPAFLVPFFALALFAGIRPDWKNGEISKLDEKDIDLKTDVIRIEPEVSKIHEKRVIKIQPNLKLWLERYPVSQYPIIPPKNPDRIFSSVRKQFSLGHDVLRHTFISMTVGAFRSVGDASLQAGNSESVIRRHYLDLKSVEEADAFWTIVPKGAELPTMEKKDGRYQQKK